The following proteins are co-located in the Melanotaenia boesemani isolate fMelBoe1 chromosome 5, fMelBoe1.pri, whole genome shotgun sequence genome:
- the LOC121639280 gene encoding uncharacterized protein LOC121639280, with translation MDSAKRRKGQPWSNTAMKEKDARRPPPPQFHQRAASVSKTPFRENQQEKSVAKPGKKVPVCYLCGQEGHTKPVCPRNPLNLTQMCFVPRETVDLKPEKGLSAKMAVVKINGKKIKALIDTGSTQTLVHRQYVPNNKVCTFETIPICCVHGDEKLYPTADIFIEVQGQSYLLNVGVADNLQFPVVLGEDLPVLYDLLKPVHNCNVVTRAQAKQNEHLPSLSALPFFDADLETNAGKSRKSRSQRRQEKFKHTEVKPQVEDAPEVPLGFKIPSNIMELQQNDPSLSAILLRARGGESEVEPGSSKEEYFLQNGILYHQHGQTKRLVVPESARDVVLTLGHSVPWAGHLGKHKTTARIRRHFHWPGLRSDVIQFCRSCPQCQKTSARGPSRAPLQPLPVIGTPFERLGMDIVGPVEKSKAGNRYMLVITDYATKYPEVFPLKSVYKLLGIRGMRTTPYHPQTDGLTERFNQTLKQMLRKFVDDTGSDWDQWLPYLLFAYREVPQASTGFSPFELLYGHEVRGASDFAEGNMGRRTGQG, from the exons ATGGATTCAGCCAAAAG GCGGAAGGGTCAGCCATGGAGTAATACTGCTATGAAGGAGAAAGATGCCCGCAGGCCGCCACCACCCCAATTCCACCAGAGGGCGGCAAGTGTGAGTAAAACTCCTTTCAGGGAGAATCAGCAAGAAAAATCAGTTGCCAAACCTGGTAAAAAGGTCCCAGTTTGTTACCTGTGTGGGCAGGAAGGTCACACTAAGCCAGTGTGCCCAAGAAATCCTTTAAATCTCACACAAATGTGCTTTGTACCAAGAGAGACTGTTGACTTGAAACCAGAAAAGGGATTGTCAGCAAAAATGGCTGTGGTAAAAATcaatgggaaaaaaattaaagctttgATAGACACTGGCAGTACTCAGACTCTTGTGCACAGACAGTATGTACCAAATAATAAAGTGTGTACTTTTGAAACGATCCCAATCTGTTGTGTGCATGGTGATGAAAAGCTTTATCCTACTGCTGACATTTTTATTGAGGTGCAAGGACAGTCGTACCTGTTGAATGTTGGTGTTGCAGACAACTTGCAATTCCCAGTAGTTTTGGGTGAAGATCTGCCAGTGCTATATGATTTACTGAAACCTGTCCACAATTGTAATGTGGTGACAAGAGCCCAAGCCAAGCAAAATGAGCATCTCCCAAGTCTTAGTGCATTGCCTTTCTTTGACGCTGACCTAGAAACAAATGCCGGAAAATCTAGGAAATCACGCAGTCAGAGAAGACAAGAGAAATTCAAGCACACAGAGGTCAAACCACAAGTTGAGGATGCTCCAGAGGTTCCCTTGGGTTTTAAAATCCCATCCAACATTATGGAGCTGCAACAAAATGACCCTTCATTGTCAGCCATTTTGTTGAGAGCTAGAGGAGGAGAGTCCGAGGTTGAGCCTGGAAGCAGCAAAGAGGAATATTTCTTGCAGAATGGCATCCTTTACCATCAGCACGGTCAGACTAAGCGGCTAGTGGTACCTGAATCAGCCCGAGATGTAGTCCTTACTCTGGGCCATTCTGTTCCCTGGGCTGGCCACCTAGGGAAACATAAGACCACTGCTCGCATTAGACGACATTTCCATTGGCCTGGCCTGCGCTCAGATGTAATACAATTCTGCAGGAGTTGCCCTCAGTGTCAGAAGACATCAGCTAGAGGCCCCTCAAGAGCTCCACTCCAACCTCTGCCAGTTATTGGGACCCCTTTTGAACGTCTTGGAATGGACATTGTTGGTCCAGTAGAGAAAAGCAAAGCTGGAAACCGCTACATGCTGGTCATCACAGATTACGCCACTAAGTATCCTGAAGTCTTTCCATTAAAATCT GTTTATAAGTTGCTCGGCATCAGGGGTATGAGGACTACACCATACCACCCCCAGACGGATGGGCTTACAGAGCGCTTCAATCAGACGCTCAAACAAATGCTCCGTAAGTTTGTGGATGACACCGGGTCTGATTGGGATCAGTGGCTGCCTTATCTGCTTTTTGCTTACAGGGAGGTGCCTCAAGCTTCCACTGGGTTCTCTCCTTTTGAGCTTCTCTATGGTCATGAGGTAAGGGGGGCCTCTGACTTTGCTGAAGGAAACATGGGAAGGAGAACAGGACAAGGATGA
- the LOC121639628 gene encoding protein mono-ADP-ribosyltransferase PARP14-like has product MSVKRVKLPEDLIIFVKTSRAISKFQTHFDLNLRSPVFIEVGSDLVLFSLCSRDLDEALTVVLRDLSVEIVKLQGPAAVPPDADKIKEILKKAKSEVNHLELKVDMSLIQGPSATTVTKVRLVGYTEHVNKLKDLLNDYLLNEVSDKEVLSLLGPEVVACFDKILDMIGMKQTTVTLKASNLPYPSVAISGPRRRVRETRNSLSSALASLISDTLVLDGAGALLYFQGDGKVSKELIETSCQVLIREKQDQFAVSLPRLSIRSSLSICSSSPSQKSAFLVLGLHRKNVGDAMAKMKDLYQAHCSTKTLKMEDLADLNQDDMKNLRKLAETQGLFVQEDKLDHGGLIVSGLTAGVNQVVQMLDTITPLRREMRVKEEENMYPLVAWCILGNKGSWERLPKTENYNLENHNVMKGIVDAWGITWYVDLQKMEAKKQLTGQKAKLKRLQNLPDFSFPLYWDNMETSENLKDVVLEPSSEEYKSVHTDFFKTVNRTVVKIERLQNVHLRRVYELQKKHLSEKNKCDGGAGERLLYHGTSQDSCESIKKKGFNRSFSGKNATSFGQGTYFAVYAIYSASPTYSKPAADGTQAMFVARVLTGVYTLGRSDMKMPPLRNSVQPHDRYDSLVNAIDHPSMFVVFHDDQACPDYLITFR; this is encoded by the exons ATGTCAGTTAAGAGAGTTAAGCTTCCTGAAGATTTGATAATCTTCGTGAAAACCAGCCGTGCCATCTCCAAGTTCCAGACTCACTTTGACCTGAATTTAAGAAGTCCTGTTTTCATAGAGGTGGGGTCGGACCTGGTTCTGTTCAGTCTGTGCTCTCGTGACCTGGATGAGGCTCTGACAGTAGTGCTGAGGGATTTGAGTGTGGAGATAGTGAAGCTGCAAGGCCCTGCAGCAGTACCTCCAGATgcagacaaaataaaagaaatcctCAAGAAAGCAAAAAGTGAGGTAAACCATTTGGAGCTCAAAGTAGACATGAGCCTCATTCAAGGACCCAGTGCAACCACGGTCACCAAAGTACGACTGGTCGGCTATACTGAACATGTGAACAAGCTCAAAGACCTCCTGAATGACTACCTGCTGAATGAGGTTTCAGATAAAGAAGTGTTGAGCCTGCTGGGTCCCGAAGTGGTTGCCTGCTTTGATAAAATCTTAGACATGATTGGCATGAAGCAGACTACTGTGACTTTAAAAGCTTCAAATCTTCCTTATCCATCTGTGGCTATATCTGGTCCCCGTCGTCGGGTTCGGGAGACCCGTAACAGCCTCTCATCTGCTCTAGCCAGTCTGATATCAGACACTTTGGTACTGGATGGAGCAGGAGCTCTGCTCTACTTCCAGGGAGATGGTAAAGTAAGCAAAGAACTAATTGAGACTTCCTGTCAAGTCCTCATCAGGGAAAAGCAAG aTCAGTTTGCAGTATCGTTACCTCGACTGTCTATCCGTTCAAGCCTAAGCATCTGCTCCAGTTCCCCAAGTCAGAAGTCTGCTTTCCTGGTCCTGGGTCTTCACAGAAAGAATGTTGGTGATGCCATGGCAAAGATGAAGGATCTGTACCAGGCTCACTGCTCCACAAAAACCCTCAAAATGGAGGACCTGGCAGACCTTAACCAGGATGACATGAAGAATTTAAGGAAGCTAGCAGAGACCCAGGGTCTGTTTGTGCAGGAGGACAAGCTCGACCATGGTGGCTTGATTGTGAGCGGGTTAACAGCTGGGGTCAACCAGGTGGTGCAGATGCTCGACACCATCACTCCTCTTAGGAGGGAAATGAGAGTCAAGGAGGAGGAGAATATGTACCCACTTGTGGCCTGGTGCATCTTGGGAAATAAAGGCAGCTGGGAAAGACTCcccaaaacagaaaattacaaCCTGGAAAACCATAATGTAATGAAAGGCATAGTGGACGCTTGGGGAATCACGTGGTATGtggatttacagaaaatggaGGCCAAAAAACAATTAACTGGTCAGAAAGCAAAGCTGAAACGACTTCAGAATTTACCAG atTTCAGCTTCCCTCTTTACTGGGATAATATGGAAACTTCTGAAAATCTGAAAGATGTTGTACTGGAGCCCTCCTCTGAAGAGTACAAGAGTGTGCATACAGACTTCTTTAAGACTGTAAATAGGACTGTTGTGAAG ATCGAGCGCTTGCAAAATGTTCATCTGCGTCGAGTCTATGAGCTGCAGAAAAAGCACctttctgaaaaaaacaaatgcgATGGGGGAGCAGGTGAAAGGCTTCTGTATCACGGGACAAGCCAGGACAGCTGTGAATCCATTAAGAAAAAAGGCTTCAACAGGAGTTTTTCTGGGAAAAATG CAACTTCATTTGGTCAGGGAACCTACTTTGCTGTATACGCCATCTACTCAGCCAGTCCCACCTACTCAAAACCAGCTGCAGACGGTACTCAAGCCATGTTTGTTGCCCGGGTTCTGACTGGTGTCTACACTCTGGGCCGCAGCGACATGAAGATGCCTCCACTTCGGAACAGCGTGCAGCCACACGATCGTTACGACAGCCTGGTGAACGCAATAGATCATCCCAGCATGTTTGTTGTGTTCCACGACGACCAAGCCTGTCCAGACTATCTCATCACATTTCGTTAG
- the LOC121639630 gene encoding uncharacterized protein LOC121639630: protein MEEYQHPLFFEAKGLTDKEKERIRRYFQKKRSSGGGECGFIEKVGDTTYRINFKEKEDQERVLVREKHTICLPSGELQLTVSATSSVQHKDQLPTSHAQTFTKGKKKSLERNFKMDIFLMYYMRDNPKASKILHQKLSSIGCTLELDFDEEKAVVRGDIEKGPGGAFGGAAEKWEQQVDQIFICLTKTYVCQHVFETKKIKKMLQDRSVLTDDMKVYTESGYAVVVGEAEDVKKKIAILEKSLPACIKLPVVENQFKLVEEEFNGEMATLYPEVKITRDTAMIILEGPDQKVQSGAAKLDELVKKIKEKKVQLPSELLTFIRTSDAITKYQLRFQQSLRNPVSLEVTSDLVLSSLSSVSLEEAAAAVLRDLSVADVELQGAAGAADQDTMTKSGLCFRSTIQSTIIFLRCFCNNFYNVARSLYQAQCCPWRHRARKL from the exons ATGGAGGAATACCAACATCCATTATTCTTTGAGGCAAAGGGACTAACAGACAAAGAGAAGGAGAGAATCAGGAGATACTTCCAAAAGAAACGGAGTTCTGGAGGAGGAGAATGTGGATTTATTGAAAAGGTTGGAGATACAACTTATCGAATAAACTTTAAAGAGAAAGAAG ATCAAGAAAGGGTTTTAGTGAGAGAAAAACACACTATCTGCCTTCCCAGTGGAGAATTACAGCTGACTGTCAGTGCAACCAGTTCTGTTCAACACAAAGATCAGTTGCCCACCAGTCACGCACAG acatttacaaaaggaaaaaaaaaaagtcttgagaGGAATTTCAAAATGGACATCTTCCTCATGTACTACATGAGAGACAACCCTAAAGCATCCAAAATATTACACCAGAAGCTCTCCTCAATTGGCTGCACGCTGGAGTTAGATTTTGATGAAGAAAAGGCTGTGGTGAGGGGAGATATTGAGAAGGGACCTGGTGGAGCTTTTGGTGGTGCTGCAGAGAAATGGGAGCAACAGGTGGATCAGATCTTCATCTGTTTAACTAAGACCTACGTCTGTCAACATGTatttgaaacaaagaaaattaaaaagatgctGCAGGACCGCTCCGTTCTGACTGATGACATGAAAGTGTACACAGAGAGCGGTTATGCTGTGGTGGTGGGAGAGGCTGAAGACGTAAAGAAGAAAATTGCAATCTTAGAAAAGAGTCTTCCAGCCTGCATCAAGCTGCCAGTGGTAgagaaccagtttaaactggtggAAGAAGAGTTCAATGGAGAAATGGCTACACTTTATCCAGAGGTCAAAATCACTAGAGACACTGCTATGATCATCTTGGAGGGTCCTGATCAGAAAGTGCAGTCAGGAGCTGCAAAACTTGATGAACTGgtcaaaaagataaaagaaaagaaagttcaGCTTCCTTCAGAATTATTAACCTTTATTAGAACCAGCGACGCCATCACCAAGTACCAGCTTCGCTTCCAGCAGAGCCTCAGAAATCCTGTTTCCCTGGAGGTGACATCAGACCTGGTCCTGTCCAGTCTGTCCTCTGTATCCCTGGAGGAGGCCGCAGCAGCAGTGCTGAGAGATCTGAGTGTGGCTGATGTAGAGCTGCAGGGTGCTGCAGGTGCAGCTGACCAGGACACAATGACGAAGAGTGGCTTATGTTTTCGTTCAACAATCCAATCcacaataatttttttaaggTGTTTCTGTAATAATTTTTACAATGTCGCCAGGAGTCTGTATCAGGCTCAGTGCTGCCCATGGAGACACAGAGCAAGGAAGCTCTGA